One genomic segment of Bombyx mori chromosome W, ASM3026992v2 includes these proteins:
- the LOC119630573 gene encoding uncharacterized protein LOC119630573, with amino-acid sequence MSSSDSVATAGSHGGSSVKPRRTKKMRVSTVHDNDILPSDIRKFNLKVPPFSPEDPEIWFALLEGQFENYGITEDHVKFNNVITNLDIPHAKAVKDIIVHPPTSNRYDKIKSELIRHLSASHEKKVKQLLTHEELGDRKPSQFLRHLMDLAGPSVPHEFIRTIWSNRLPNSIQTVLASQPTHSLEQLSDLADRIQEITTPCNVAATSTCGTSSINQSSEIAELRKMVERLALKLEDQTRATNRSQNRSNRSRPRWRSTSRSRTRSASNYRRYPVCWYHAKFGVKASKCQKPCDYNESGNAAGSR; translated from the coding sequence ATGAGCAGCAGTGATTCTGTCGCGACCGCTGGTTCTCATGGAGGTAGCAGCGTAAAACCCCGACGAACGAAAAAAATGCGCGTTTCCACTGTACACGATAACGACATTTTGCCGTCCGACATTCGGAAGTTTAATTTGAAGGTGCCTCCGTTTTCTCCAGAAGACCCAGAAATTTGGTTCGCACTTCTAGAAGGTCAATTCGAAAACTATGGTATTACAGAGGACCACGTCAAGTTCAACAACGTTATCACTAACCTAGATATTCCTCATGCGAAGGCGGTAAAGGATATTATCGTGCATCCTCCGACCAGCAATCGCTATGATAAAATTAAGAGCGAGCTCATCAGACATCTCTCCGCCTCCCATGAAAAGAAGGTCAAGCAATTGCTAACTCATGAGGAGTTAGGCGACCGAAAACCATCGCAGTTTCTAAGACATCTTATGGACCTGGCCGGACCGTCCGTCCCACATGAGTTTATCCGAACTATCTGGAGTAACCGCCTGCCGAACAGTATCCAGACGGTACTAGCATCGCAGCCTACTCATTCGCTTGAACAGCTGTCGGACCTCGCTGACCGAATACAGGAAATAACTACTCCATGCAACGTCGCAGCCACTTCAACATGCGGGACGAGTAGTATCAACCAGTCCAGTGAGATCGCAGAGCTGAGGAAAATGGTGGAACGCCTCGCATTAAAGCTCGAAGACCAGACTCGCGCCACAAACCGCTCCCAGAACCGTTCGAACCGTTCTCGACCTCGATGGCGTTCGACATCCCGCAGCAGAACACGATCTGCTTCCAACTATCGACGGTACCCCGTTTGTTGGTACCACGCGAAGTTCGGGGTTAAGGCAAGCAAATGCCAGAAGCCGTGCGATTACAACGAGTCGGGAAATGCCGCAGGCAGTCGATAA